One stretch of Amycolatopsis sp. NBC_00345 DNA includes these proteins:
- a CDS encoding Lrp/AsnC family transcriptional regulator encodes MSAVDDIDLRLIGFLRLDGRRSYADMAAEVGLSLPAVKRRVDRLQAAGVITGFTAKVDYTKLGWSIEAFTELRYTGRTRPPDIERLAVDLPEVQAVYLIAGDPDALCHIRAKDVTHLREVIDAIRSSGGVMGTKTFITLGNSTEPV; translated from the coding sequence ATGAGCGCCGTAGACGACATCGACCTGCGGCTGATCGGGTTCCTGCGGCTCGACGGCCGCCGGTCCTACGCCGACATGGCGGCCGAGGTCGGCCTCTCGCTGCCCGCGGTGAAGCGCCGCGTGGACCGGCTGCAGGCGGCCGGCGTGATCACCGGCTTCACCGCGAAGGTGGACTACACGAAGCTCGGCTGGAGCATCGAGGCGTTCACCGAACTGCGCTACACCGGCCGCACCCGGCCGCCGGACATCGAACGGCTCGCCGTCGACCTGCCCGAGGTGCAGGCCGTCTACCTCATCGCGGGCGACCCGGACGCGCTGTGCCACATCCGCGCGAAGGACGTGACGCACCTGCGCGAGGTCATCGACGCCATCCGCAGCTCGGGCGGGGTGATGGGCACGAAGACGTTCATCACGCTCGGCAACTCGACCGAGCCGGTCTGA
- a CDS encoding TetR/AcrR family transcriptional regulator: protein MGALRTPREKWVEQGLRALADGGVDAVRVEALAKALGVTKGGFYGYFADRDALLEAMLDTWERESTDDVLDRIEADGGDVRDKARRAGQLTFSGDRLLPIDLAVRDWARRDEAVAERLRRVDNRRMHLLRDAISTFCPDPGEVEARALLAFCTAIGSHFLAADHPGRTRAEVIARAADLILDGPPGDHPPRARRA, encoded by the coding sequence ATGGGCGCGTTGCGCACACCGCGGGAGAAGTGGGTCGAGCAGGGGCTGCGGGCGCTGGCCGACGGCGGCGTGGACGCCGTGCGCGTCGAGGCGCTGGCCAAGGCCCTCGGCGTCACCAAAGGCGGGTTCTACGGCTACTTCGCCGACCGCGACGCACTGCTGGAAGCCATGCTGGACACCTGGGAGCGCGAGAGCACCGACGACGTGCTCGACCGCATCGAGGCCGACGGCGGCGACGTGCGGGACAAGGCCCGGCGCGCCGGGCAGCTCACCTTCTCCGGCGACCGGCTGCTGCCCATCGACCTGGCCGTGCGCGACTGGGCCCGCCGCGACGAGGCCGTCGCCGAGCGTCTGCGCCGCGTGGACAACCGGCGCATGCACCTGCTGCGCGACGCGATCAGCACGTTCTGCCCCGACCCCGGCGAGGTCGAGGCCCGCGCCCTGCTCGCCTTCTGCACGGCGATCGGCAGCCACTTCCTCGCCGCCGACCACCCCGGACGTACCCGCGCCGAAGTCATCGCCCGCGCCGCCGACCTGATCCTCGACGGCCCGCCCGGCGACCACCCGCCCCGGGCTAGACGGGCGTGA